GAGGGGCTGGTTCCAATTATCTCTTATTGAGAGCCTGATTACTGATAAGAAGGCGCCTTATAAATCAGTAGTTTCGCATGGTCTTATACTTGATAGTTCGATGAGGAAGATGTCAAAATCGCTCGGTAATGTAATTTCGACAGATAAAATATTGAAAAAGTATGGTGCTGATATATTAAGATTACAGTTTTTGTCAGTTGATTACACTCAAGATTTCCCATTTAGTGAGGAGTTGTTTCTACCAGTGATAGATTCGTATCGTAAAATAAGGAACACTTTTAGATTCTTGCTTGGTAATCTTTATGATTTTAATCCAGAAAATAAAGTATCATATAATAAACTTTTAGAAATTGACCAGCTAATTTTACATAGACTCCAAAAACTCATAGAGAGAGTGACTGCTGCTTATGAAGAGTTTACATTTTATAAAGTGTGCTCTCTATTTCATAACTTCTGTGTAGTTGACCTATCCAAATTTTATCTTGACATCTTAAAAGATAGACTTTATACTTATGGGCTATCATCTATAGAAAGGAGGGCGGCGCAGACAGTTCTGTATGAAATATTGGATACATTGGTCAGACTTATAGCTCCTATCTTACCATTTACTGCAGAAGAGGTATGGCAATCAAAAATCAAAAATAGAAAGGAATGTGAGAAGTCAGTTCATCTATCACTTATGCCTAAGCCAAATGAAGCTTTGCTTAATAATGAGTTATCACTTAAATGGGATGAGCTTAACTCAGTAAGAGATGAAGTTTTACTTGCACTTGAACTTGCACGAAAAGACAAATTTATCGGGAATTCGCTTGAAGCAAGTGTAGTTATATGGACACAGGATAAAAGGCTTAGAGAGCTACTTAAGAAGGAACTACACCAACTACCTAGTATATTTATTGTATCACAGGTGAGTATTTCACAGGTGAAAGGTATGCTTAAAGGCAAGAAAGTAGATGTAAAGATACAAAGGGCGGCTGGTAAGAAGTGTGAGCGGTGTTGGATTTTTTCTCAAGAAATAGGTAAAAACATGGATTACCCAACCCTCTGTCCTAAGTGTATAGGAGTAATAAAAAGGGGTGACTATGGAGGCTAAAAGACTTGTATACTTTAAGAGACTACTTTTAAAAAAGAAAGAAGAGCTTGAAGACCAGTTAGCTGAAATTGAGGCCAAATTTGTAAGTTCACAGCAAGAAGCTTCAAACGACCTATCTGCATATCCGCTACATACAGCTGACCTTGCCACAGATGCAGAGACAAGAGAGGAGGAATCGCTCGTTATTAGTTCAATTGTAAACGAACTTGATAAGGTTAACAAGGCTATTGAGAAGATAGATTCTAATACTTATGGCCTGTGTGAGAAGTGTGGCAGTGAAATATCTGAGAGGCGGCTTAAGCTCATCCCTTATGCAGAATTTTGCACTAAATGTGGTTCACCGTGGAGTGGGGAAGAAAAGCGATAATTGTAAGCTTAAGTGTGTTAGGAGCTGACCAATTGAGCAAATTATGGGTATCAAGTCAATTTAGTCAATCACAATCAGTTAAGGTTATAGGTGATTTTATGAGAATTACACTTATACAAAATCCACACGCCATCTTTGGGCTACAAGTTAAGCTCCCGTTCATACCACTTGTAATCCTTGCAGTTTGTGCAGTATGTCTTTTCTTATGGAGGTCGAGAGCTACTGCACTCTCATTTATATTAGGGGGTGCTGTTGGAAACCTAATAGATAGAATAAGAATTAAAGCAGTTATAGATTTTATTGATTTGGGGGTAAGTAAATTAAGGTGGCCTGTCTTTAATATTGCAGATTCCTGTATAACTATTGGAATACTGTGGCTAATTATTAAAGGGTTAAAAGCAAAGTAATCTAGAGGTTACAATGGTAATGCGTAAATTAAGAAAAAAGATGACGGTATTTCTATGGTTTGCTGCGACTGCATTCATATTATTTTTATTCCTTGAGTGGGGAATGCGATTTAGCTCGTCAAAGAGATTGAGCCCGAGAGAGAGGGGTATAATTGGTGTAGTTAACGGTAAGCTACTATCTTACAGTGCTTATTCAAGCCTCATTGGAGTACATAGGGAACGTGGGATTGCACCGTATGAGGCAGAAAAGATTGCATTTAATGTGCTTGTTGAAGAGGCACTACTTGACGAGGTATTTGAACGTATGAAACTTAAACTTACAGATGAAGAGGTGGTCGAAATTATAAGAAATAATCCACCACCTGAATTATTAAAAGATACTTCACTACAAACAGATGGCAGATTTGATTATGCCAAATATCATTCCATTATAGCCAGTCCAGCTAATCTTGGATGGGTTAAGTCATACCAGGCATTGATAAAGACACAGCTACCAAGACAGCTAGTGTATCAGAATATAGTGGCTACTGTTAGACCTACTACAATTGACTTATCTGAGGCATACTTACATGAAAATGTGAGCCTTAAGCTTGAATATGTGGTCATTGAGCCAAGAGGTGCGACCTCAAGTAAATTAGAAGTTAAGCCAGATGAGGTAAGAGAATATTACGAAAAACATAAAGAGGAGTTCAGAGTTCCGGAAAAGCCTTTGATACATTATGTATATTTTCAAGTCTTACCTACTATTGATGACGAATCTTATATAAAAGAGGAGGCTGACGAAATATTTGACCGCGCCAAGCAAGGGGTTCCTCTTGATACCCTTGCAATAGAATACAATTGTAAAATAACAGTTGCTGAAAATACAGGTAGGGGTTTGATTAATCAAACCCCTACTGGTGCTCCAGTGAAGAGAGCCGATGGATATCACATTATTCAAGGGGATAAAGAGTTAGTCCTCCCAATACGACCGTCTGACGAAACTATTGCAAAAGTAGAAGAGATGGCAACTAATTTTGTAGAGGCAGCTCGAGGTCGTACCTCTAAGGCTGGATTTGATGATGCAGTTGTAGATTATGGATTAAAAGTTGAAAAGAGTTACGGTGAAATAGGGGAACTCGACCTTTCTTACATAGACTTTAAGAAACCGAATAAAATTATAGGTCCAATTGAGGGCAATAATTGCTTCTATGTATTAAAGACTATGGGAACCGAGCCTTCCCGGGTACCAGATTTATCTGAAGTAGAACCTATTGTACATGAGAAATACTTAATGGAGCGAGCCATTACTTTTGCTAAAGAGTTGCTCCATGTCATTCTGAGCGAATCGAAGAATCTATCCAAAGAAGATGAGTTCAAAAAAGCTATGTCTCAAAATGGACTGCAAGTCAAAACTACAGGCTTAATAAAACTCGAAAATTCACCCGAAGGCACCGATTTCTTCATTCAAGCTTTAAATATTCAGAAGGACAAAGTTGGTATTGTGGTGACTGACAAAGATGTGTACCTCGTCCATTGTTTGGATAGGGTTGAGCCATCGCAGGAGCAAATCAATAAGGAGTTACCAGAATTTGCTGGTAAATGGATGAATGAGGAAGGTAAAAAAGTCTACACTGATTGGCTTAATAACTTAAAGACGACCGCAAACATCAAAGACTATAGATACGAAATACATTAGATAACCAGAGTACAAGAAATTCTAAATCCGAAATTCTAAACAATACCTAAATTCCAATTCACCAAATCCCAAACAGTGTTTGGAACATTGGAATTTGGATTTTGGGATTTGTTTAGAATTTAGTGCTTCGGATTTAGGATTTATTTCTTATCATATATTGGTGGGCTTGATGCATGAAGGCTTCAAGTCTTGTATATGCTGTTGATTGCTCAAGCCCATCGTATGCCATATTTAAATATGGGATACCATATTGTTCTTTTACAGTTGCCATAACAGCAGCTGTATTTGTGCCGGGCATACATGTAAATGGCATCACAGTTATTATACCGGATGCGCCTTTAAGGATGAACTCTATACACTTACCTACTGATAGGACTGCCTCACCTTCAACTGTTTGGTGTAAATAAGGGTTACTGTAGCGGAATAATGTCTCAATGTTAGGTTCTTCAAAATTTAAATTGTATTTCTTATCCCGATAAGGTTGGGACAGGAATCTTTTTTGTAGCCTGTGTTCAGCCCAGTGTAGATATTTACCTGTAACCCAATATGTAATTAGCTCCTTATAATTTTTATTTACAACACTATCTTCTTTTCTTCTAAAGTTGACATAGAAAAACCATTCAGCAGTTGATGCCTGCCACACTTCACCGCCCAATTCTTCTATAGTTCTAACCAGATTATCATTTGAAAAATGATGCGACCTCACATATATCTCACCTGTAACCCCTATCACAGGTTTAGTCCCGATAGAATCGGAATTAATAGGTACAGATTCAAATTCTCTCCTTATAGCTGGCATTACTTTGTTTACATCTCTACCGGCTTCAATTTGTTTACATATGAGGTCAAGGCATTTAAAATAAACTCTATCTGTCTCCCCCTTATTAATCTCATACGGTCTTGTCTTTCTTACAAGTTTATCAATTACGTCAACTGCACATACACCTGCCCATGCTATTTTGTCAAAATTTAGTCCATACTCTTTTAAAGTTTCATAAAATTTAGACGCCTGATTTGGTGATACTATAGGGACATTATCGTAACCCATTTCAGAAAGTATAATTCTTTGTAGTTTATTATATTGGCCAAATCTACAAGGACCGCAAGATTCGGGCATAAAGAATGCTATACTTTTAGGGTTAAAGTTTAAGTCAGCTAAAACCTTTACCATATCTCCTGTTGTTAATATACATGGAAAACATTCCTTACCTGTAGTGTATTTTCTTCCAAGTTCAAGTGACCGCTCATCTGCGATTGGTATAACTTCTGCATTTATTTTACAATGTCTAAATGCGGCAGCAACAGCATATGAGTGATAGCCCATAAATGGGATAAGTAAAGTCCTACCATTGTAGTCAGTTCGGTGAGTTTTAAATATTTGCACAGCTGGCTCAGTCCTGACACTTGTTGGTACATTCTCTATTGAATCTAAAAAGGCTTCGCACCTCGTTATAACACCAGCAGGTGCAGAGTGTTCGTCTACCTCTATAACTAAGTAAGGCTTTTTGCCCATCTCTTTACTGAAGTATTTTAAGATAAATGAATCTGGACCGCAGCCAAAATTTGTTATATATAAAGGATAGAGGTTTGGCTTTTGCTTTATTATCCGGAGTGCAGATAAAATTTGTTGCCCATATCTCCAATACATATTTGGCCAATCATTTCCTATATCTATTGCCTCTATGGATAAAAAGTCCATAGGAATAGCAAGCACGCCTAGGTCGCCTAATATTTTGGGTATATTAAGGTTTAAGCCTGTATCACAGGTATTGTATGGCCTACCAACTATCACAATAGCAAGTTCTTCAAGTGAGTCAATTATATCTTTTCCCATTAATTTTATAGCCTTGTAAAACTCACTTTGTGCCTCATCTGCCTTATTAAGTGCGTGAATAACAGCAGACTTACCTTTACCTAATTTATTACCAACTTTAGTCATAACTTCTTCAATATGCTTCTTCCCTCTCTTCAGGTATAAGATAGGTTTAATTAGCTTTATTTCTTTAGCCTCTGGATTAAGTGCTGCATCTATCACATAAGGGATAGCCTGCTCAAATGGGCAAGTATAACTTTCCTGTATTTTATGGTCTTCTTTTTGCATGGATATTATAGATGGTATAAATATATAATCTACTTTTTTCTCAATTAAATTCAATATATGACCGTGACATGCCTTAACTGGAAAACAATGCTCAGATGTCACAACTTCAACTCCATCATGTACAATCTTTCTATTTGTTGCATTAGATAAAATAACCTTACACCCGAGTTCCTGAAAAAATGTTACCCAAAATGGCAAATATTCATGAAATATGAGCGACATCGGAATACCAATTACTGGTTGTGAATCGTGAGCCGTGTGTTGTGGGTTATAAGATTTAAGAAGGAGTTCATTCCGAATATCAAATAAATCAACTTTTAACTTTTTACTTTTAACTTTTAACTTCTTTTCGTACCTCTCACACCTCGACCCATAGTATAATGGCTCCTCGCCTTCAAGCATAACCTTTTTTATCTCACATGAATTCGGACATTTGTCGCATTCAAAACTCTCAACATTATATCTCTTTTTGCACAAATCAAATCCTTTGAACTTACTTATTATTCTGTCTCCTGACTCCTGTATTCTGTCTTTCATACGCTCCATAGCAATTATAGCAACCCCTATTGCACCAGTCACATCATTATGAGGCGGCACTGTTACAGGCTTATTCAAGACAGACTCAAAAGCAGCCACTACCCCTTTATTATGGGCAACTGCACCCTGGAAGAATATATTATCGCCAATTGGTTTATTGCCTACAACTTTATTTAAGTAGTTATATACAATAGAATACGAAAGCCCGGCTGCCAAGTCTTCACGGTTTGCCCCTTTTTGTTGCCATGCAGTCAAATCAGATTGCATAAATACAGTGCAGCGCTCACCAAGTCTAATTGGCGATTTACTATCAAGTGCACACTTACCAAATTCATCCTTTATATTCAAGTTAAGTCGCTCTGCCTGCTCTTCAAGGAAAGAGCCAGTCCCTGCAGCACACACTTTGTTCATCTCAAAATCCAAAATAGTCCCATTCTGCAGTGATATATATTTTGAATCTTGTCCCCCTATCTCAAATATTGTATCAACTGTAGGGTCTACTTCAATTGAAGCCCTTGCCTGAGCTGTTATCTCATTCTTGACAACATCTGCACCTACAAGGTCGCCTATCATATATCTACCAGACCCAGTAGTCCCAACTCCCTTAACTTCTACTCTGTTACCAACTTCTTCTCCTATTTCCTTAAGTCCACGTAGGACAGCATCTATTGGCCTGCCAGCAGTCCACAAGTAGCGACGAGCAATAATATTCTTGTTCTCATCTACAAGCACTACATTTGTTGAAATTGAGCCCACATCTATACCAAGCCATACAGGGAGGGGTGTATTGCTATCCCGACCCGTCACGGTTCGGGACGGGTACGCCCCTACATCTGATAGTACTGTAGACTGTAGCCAGTGATGGGCTATAACCTTTGGACGTACTTCCTTAAGAGGAGGCAATCCTTTATGCTCTTCTTTACGGTTGGCTAAAAATTCAGGTATTTTTTCAATTTCTAATTTCCAATTTCTAATTTCCAATTTTGCATTTTTGATTTGATTTAATGCGCACCCTATAGCACCCATAGATGCAAAATAAGTTGGTATAATAAGGTCACCATCTTTTCCATAGGATACTTCAGATAGTTCAAATGTCTCTTTAAATGCTCTCACCATCCCTTTATTTGCAGCTACACCCCCTTGAAATGAGACGGGCTTTGTAACTTTTTTCCCTTTTGCAATAACACTCTTAAAGTTCCTTGCCAGTGCAAAACATAGACCTGCAACTATATCATTAACTGGGGTAGCTTCTTGCTGTAAGTGTATCATATCCGTATTTGCAAACACACTACACCTGCCAGCTATTCTTGGTGGATGTATAGATGTGAGTGCAAGTTTACTAAATTCATCAATCCCAATCCCAATCCTTGCTGCCTGCTGGTCTAAAAATGAGCCAGTCCCAGCAGCACAGATTGTGTTCATAGCAAAGTCCTTTATTACATGCATACCAAGATTCTTATCATATTCTATAAGTATAAGTTTTGAATCCTCGCCCCCTATTTCAATGATTGATTTTACTTGTGGATAGAGTGTGCCAGTTGAGATTGTATGGGCAAGTATTTCGTTAACAAATGGAATATTTAGTATCTTAGACAGAAGTTTACCACCCCTTCCTGTAGCAGACATACCAGCAAATTCTGACTCATGGTAGCTATTGAATACAAGCTTAAGAGTGTCATAAGTCCTTTTTAGTGGCTCACCCTCTATCCTTACATACCAGTCTTTTAGTACAGTAGGGGTTTGATTAATCAAACCCCTACTGTCCAGAACTGCCACATTTATTGAAACTGACCCTATGTCTATACCTATGTATAAATCTCTCATCTTGAGATTGCTTCGTCCCGACAGGGTCGGTCCCTGCAATGACAGTTTGAGGTGCCACCTCTTTTCTTCTCAGCTATCTCGTAATAAAACTGCTCTATTTTTCTTGTCACCTTATCCCACGAATATCTAAGTGCTGCCTCCCTCCCCTCTTTTGCTAATCGTGTCCTGAGTTCATTGTTCTTGAATATTCCTATTATAGCATCTGCAATAGACTTAGGATTTTTAGGTTCAACTAATATTCCATTTAAGCCATTAGTTATGACTTCCCTATATCCTGGTATATTAGTAGCAACTACTGGCTTTCCTGAAGCCATTGCCTCAAGTAGGACTATACCAAAACTTTCCATCCCTATTGCAGGTGAACAAAAAACATCACACGACGTATAATATCGGGGTAAAATCTCTGGTGATATAAACCCTTCAAAATAAATATTTTTGATTTTTGCATTTTGATTTTTGATTTTACTTAACCATCCTTTGCCTACGACAATGAGCTTGGAATCGTGAAACTCTTGGCGTACTATCTGGAACGCCTGAATCAGATATTTTAATCCTTTTCTTGGCTCAAATCTGCCAATAAATAGAATATTATGCCCGGCTTCAGATGATACCTGTCTGAATTTTTCAAGTCCATCAACCTCAGGAGAAAACCTTTTGGTATCTACCCCATTAGGAATGATTGTGTACGGTATTTGTATGCCTGCCTGGCGGTAAGACAGGTATCTTTGCATAGTAGTGAGAGCTACACGAGATACTGCAATTGCAGCATCTATTTTCCTTATATAGGGCTGTATTATATATGTAAAATATTTATACAATTTTAGGTCAGGTGCATGAGCATGAAATGTCAGAATATTTATTGCACTTGAACACCTGAGTGCTATAAGTGGTAAAGAAGGGCTAGGCCCATGCATATGAATTATGTCAAAGCTACCCGATGAGTTTAGCACTTTTTTAACCTTTTCATTTAGTCTAAACCCAATAGGGATAACACCGACTGACCTATTTGTCGGATATGGGATTGCTATGCCAAGTCTAATTACATCTTCAGGTGATACCTGTTTATCTCTACTATCTATCTCATAGGTTTCGTAGTCCCGCCATAGGTATGTCTTGTAAGATGTTGTCAATATCTTAACTTCATGCCCCATCTTCATAAGCTCGTGAGAAGTATGGTATACATGCTCTGAGACCCCACCCGGGTATGGATAATATAAGTCAGACACAATACAAATTTTCATTGACACTAAACTACTATACTTTTAGTTAAAAGTCAACAATAAAAACTTGATTTTAAAGCTTTAAAGCTGTATCTTTTTAAAATTGTAGGGGTTTGATTTATCAAACCCAAATTAGAGATGCTCATCCTACTATTATTAAGTTTAGAAACTCCTTTTAGGTATCCTAAAATGTTAATCACTACCCCATCCAATGCTTACTCTTTATCCTTTGCAATTGATACACCTACTGAACTCTTCATCTCTTATCCATTTATAGAGGTAAGGAATGACTCTGTTTATTTCAGGGGTTCTTCTAATGTCTTACTTCTAAAAGATGGTGTACCAATCTCTTCTCTTAATGATGTGTGTTTCACATCAATTGAAAGAATTGAACTTCTTTGTGAGGATGCGAGTTCTACTTATGGAGATTGTGATGCAGTCATCAATATCATAACAAAAAGGGGTAAAGGAGGACAGCCTTACTCAAGTATTAAGCTTATTAAAAATCCAAACCATATCCAATTTGAATTATGTAAGGGTTTGATTAATCAAACCCCTACATTAGACTTCTACTTAGCGGGTGATTTGAATTCGGGCTCCAAATTTAGTGGTAATATTGGACATAAGTCAAGATGGACAAATCTTAGGCTCTACTTAGATAAAGATTTCTTAATCAAAGGCTCGGTGAACAACTTGAGGTTTTCGCTGAAACGCAACTTTTGGAGTATAACCCAAAAATTCAATTTGAGGTCTCACCTCTTGAGTGGACACGAACTCCTATTAGGTGCCGAGAAGGATATAGGCGTATTTATCCAAGACTACTGGGAGCTACGTCCTCTTGTGTATGTTGTCCCAAGTCTTAGGTATAATCATGTAATAAGTAGAATCTATCCTAAAATTGCAATTGGCTGGATTCCAAAGTTTAATATGATTATTTTTGGTAGCTTAACTCAAACTCAATCAAATCTTGGAATTAGGTGGCTGGAGTCAAGCATCAACCTGTTTAAAAACGATGAAAATAATGGCATAGAAATAAGGCTTGTAAGCCCATGGATATACAATTTTAGATTTATAGGAGCAGCTAGCTTGCTTCACCTTGCAAATCAAGGCTGGGGCGATGAATTGGCAATTTTTGGCGAGTACAAAAAGGAGTTTAGGAATGGAGACATTGGAATATACATACTCGGCGACTTGGCAAGTGAGACTATACGAGCTGAACTAAAAATATTAGACGCAAAAATATTTTATAAACTAAAATCTACGGAACCATCCTACGGCTTATTCTGGGAATTCTGGGACTAGAGTCTCTTATTAAGTTACACATGGAATTTAAATTCAATTATGTCACCATCCTTGACTACGTGGTCACGATTTACAAGTCTAATCAAGCCCTTTTCTTTAGCCTCTTTAAATGAGCCAGCAGTCTTAAAATCATTATAACTAATCACCTGTGCTCGTATAAAACCGCGTTCCATATCTGAATGCACCTTACCAGCTGCCTTAAGTACTGTAGTCTCTGCCTTAAGTAGCCAAGCTTTGACTTCGTCACCTACTACAGTAAAAAAAGTAATAATCCCTAATCCGGGATAGCCGATTCTGATAAATTTTTTTAATGGAGGCTCACCTGTCCCAAACTCCTTCTCGTACTCATCCCTCTCTTCTGGATTAAGTTCAGCTATCTCAAGTTCAAGTTTTGCATTAAAATCAATGAGAGGCAACCCATCACTTTCTGCTTTTACTTTTAATTCATCACTCATTTTCTCATTTTCTCTATTAAGTATGAGCACTATTGGTTTTTGTGAAATGAAACCTACCTCTTTTATTAACTTTAGCTCATTTTTTCCAAGTTTCACCTGTTCAAGTCTTCTGAGTGGTGTAGCTTTTTCAAGTACAGCTTTACATTGCTCTAAAAATTTGAGTTCAAGAGATTCTTCGCTACACTTAGAATGACGGTCTTTTATTTTTGAGAATTTATCAAGCCTTGCCTCACATAGCTCAAGGTCTCTCAAGACAATCTCGTTTGATACTTCATTCATATATTTAACAGGCTCTTTGAACTCACCAAAAAATGGTATTACATTGACCAATGCATCAGCTGTTTGTAGCATTGCTAATGTAGACTTTGTAAATCCGGGTAAGTCAATAAATTCAATCTCAGCATATGTTATCTTTTTAGGCTTAAATACAGTTGAAATGAAATCAAGCCGTTCGTCAGGAACTGGTACAGATACAACATTAGGTTCCTGTGCTTTAGTATTATAGGGACGCGCTAACCTTGCCCCTACTCCATAAGTTAGTGCCCTAAATACTGTCGTCTTACCTGCGCCCTGAACTCCTATAATGCCAAGCTTCATAAACTACAAATAGCCACAGAATTACATATTCTCAGAGATTTATAGAGACTTATGGAAATTTGTAGAAACTTATAGCACCAATAAATCTTCATAAATTTTCTACGAATCTCTGCAAGTTTCTATATTTGCATAATTTATTTAGTTCGCATCCCTTACATCTTGGCTTTACTGGTCTACAGATTTCTTTACCAAATTCAACCATTGCTGTATTTAATGTGCCCCAGTACTCTCGTGGTATCACCTGCATCAGAGCTTGCTCTGTCTCATAGGGGGTATTTGTTTTCACAATCCCTAACCTGTTAGATATACGGTGCACATGTGTATCAACAGGAAGCGCTGGTATTCCAAACCCGTATGCGAGTACACAGTTTGCAGTCTTTCGTCCAACTCCGGGTAAAGAAAGTAACTCAGATAGTGTATTAGGAACTTTAGAATCAAATTTATCTACAAGAATAGCTGCGATCTCCTTTATCCATTTTGCCTTGACCTTATAGAAGCCAACTGGCTTAATCAGTGACTCAATTTCCTTAGTTGAGAGTGATTTAAACTCATCTGGTGAGGTCGCACCTCTGGCAGTAGAATATTTTGAGAATAATCGTTTGGTTACAGTATGTGTAACCCCATCTTTAGTGCGTTGTGAAAGTATAGTTGATATGAGAACTTTATAAGGATGAGATTGCTTCCCCTGAAACAAGCCTGCCCTGGCAGTCAGGCCAGGGTTCAGGGTCGCTCGCAATGACAAAAGAGGGGTCAATCCATATTTTCTTTTAAAGAAAGATAGAATGGCAGGTACATCCGTCCCGACACAGAACAGGGCGTGAAGACCTGCCCCTCCTTTATTGTTTGATGTTAATTTTTTCATCCCAGTATTTAGGGTAAACAAGGATATAGTCACCAAATCCATGTTCATCTACAAATATAAATTCCAGCTTCTTTAAGTAATAACGCCATACTTCGTAAGGCTTTTGACTAATCTCAAATGGGTGGCTATCAACCTCATCTGGTGGCCCCAGTTTAATGTATACCCTACCCCTATCTGTTTTCCACCCTTTTCTAGCACATGAGAAGTTCTCATTTGCATAATCTACTCGCTTAAAATATTCATCTTCAAACTCGTTACGCTCAGTTTCTGGACTTGGGTCTCTCTTTTTCCAGAACTCTTTCCAGCATCTTTCCCTTTCAGAAATGGGAGCAGCAAGCAATGAGTCAATCTCATCTGGCTTTGCAATATAAGTTAACTCTTCTATCCTTTTCTCGTAATCCTTAACCCAAAACGGTTCCTGTATGTAGAAACTGTCGCTAACCTCAATACTGCCAACTGAGATTATAACCTTTTGAGTTCCGTATTCAAGTGAGTCAACTGGTATTTCAATTCTTACTGGGTTGATAAACTTTGGCTGGTCAAATTTTACAGAGTTATTAAATTTGCCTATCCAATAACTGAGTTCAAATGGTGAACCAGAAAAATTATAAACTTCAAATAGACAAGCCTTTCCGTCTATAAATCTAATGCTTGAAATAGACTGTGGATAATAAGTACTGAGGTCCTTAAGGACTATAGATTCTATTTTTTTACCCACTCTTTGTGAATTTAAATCCTTTATTTCAAGTTTAAGTTTATATTTACCTGGTGCTACACTCATATTCAGCTCCCTTTTAATTATAGACTTAAGAATTGTAGCTTCATAAGTATAAAGTGAATCTTCTACAACCCACACATCACCAATTTCCTTATCATTTTGGGTTAAGGTACAAGAAATTTGTAGTCTTGCAATAAATATTTTATTAGATTTTATATACACAAGTTCATCTCTATTGATTTCGTAAAAAATTCTAAGTTCAGGAGATTTTGTCTCGTTTAGAAAAGAACCTGTACTAAACCTAAATTCTATATTATCTATATTAAATAGGTAAAGTAAGATTGGAATCATTATAAGTTAATTATATCTTGCCTTAATAATTT
The sequence above is drawn from the bacterium genome and encodes:
- a CDS encoding TraR/DksA family transcriptional regulator; this translates as MEAKRLVYFKRLLLKKKEELEDQLAEIEAKFVSSQQEASNDLSAYPLHTADLATDAETREEESLVISSIVNELDKVNKAIEKIDSNTYGLCEKCGSEISERRLKLIPYAEFCTKCGSPWSGEEKR
- the lspA gene encoding signal peptidase II, with product MWFTVEWGRKAIIVSLSVLGADQLSKLWVSSQFSQSQSVKVIGDFMRITLIQNPHAIFGLQVKLPFIPLVILAVCAVCLFLWRSRATALSFILGGAVGNLIDRIRIKAVIDFIDLGVSKLRWPVFNIADSCITIGILWLIIKGLKAK
- a CDS encoding SurA N-terminal domain-containing protein; translated protein: MRKLRKKMTVFLWFAATAFILFLFLEWGMRFSSSKRLSPRERGIIGVVNGKLLSYSAYSSLIGVHRERGIAPYEAEKIAFNVLVEEALLDEVFERMKLKLTDEEVVEIIRNNPPPELLKDTSLQTDGRFDYAKYHSIIASPANLGWVKSYQALIKTQLPRQLVYQNIVATVRPTTIDLSEAYLHENVSLKLEYVVIEPRGATSSKLEVKPDEVREYYEKHKEEFRVPEKPLIHYVYFQVLPTIDDESYIKEEADEIFDRAKQGVPLDTLAIEYNCKITVAENTGRGLINQTPTGAPVKRADGYHIIQGDKELVLPIRPSDETIAKVEEMATNFVEAARGRTSKAGFDDAVVDYGLKVEKSYGEIGELDLSYIDFKKPNKIIGPIEGNNCFYVLKTMGTEPSRVPDLSEVEPIVHEKYLMERAITFAKELLHVILSESKNLSKEDEFKKAMSQNGLQVKTTGLIKLENSPEGTDFFIQALNIQKDKVGIVVTDKDVYLVHCLDRVEPSQEQINKELPEFAGKWMNEEGKKVYTDWLNNLKTTANIKDYRYEIH
- a CDS encoding acyl-CoA dehydratase activase, with the protein product MRDLYIGIDIGSVSINVAVLDSRGLINQTPTVLKDWYVRIEGEPLKRTYDTLKLVFNSYHESEFAGMSATGRGGKLLSKILNIPFVNEILAHTISTGTLYPQVKSIIEIGGEDSKLILIEYDKNLGMHVIKDFAMNTICAAGTGSFLDQQAARIGIGIDEFSKLALTSIHPPRIAGRCSVFANTDMIHLQQEATPVNDIVAGLCFALARNFKSVIAKGKKVTKPVSFQGGVAANKGMVRAFKETFELSEVSYGKDGDLIIPTYFASMGAIGCALNQIKNAKLEIRNWKLEIEKIPEFLANRKEEHKGLPPLKEVRPKVIAHHWLQSTVLSDVGAYPSRTVTGRDSNTPLPVWLGIDVGSISTNVVLVDENKNIIARRYLWTAGRPIDAVLRGLKEIGEEVGNRVEVKGVGTTGSGRYMIGDLVGADVVKNEITAQARASIEVDPTVDTIFEIGGQDSKYISLQNGTILDFEMNKVCAAGTGSFLEEQAERLNLNIKDEFGKCALDSKSPIRLGERCTVFMQSDLTAWQQKGANREDLAAGLSYSIVYNYLNKVVGNKPIGDNIFFQGAVAHNKGVVAAFESVLNKPVTVPPHNDVTGAIGVAIIAMERMKDRIQESGDRIISKFKGFDLCKKRYNVESFECDKCPNSCEIKKVMLEGEEPLYYGSRCERYEKKLKVKSKKLKVDLFDIRNELLLKSYNPQHTAHDSQPVIGIPMSLIFHEYLPFWVTFFQELGCKVILSNATNRKIVHDGVEVVTSEHCFPVKACHGHILNLIEKKVDYIFIPSIISMQKEDHKIQESYTCPFEQAIPYVIDAALNPEAKEIKLIKPILYLKRGKKHIEEVMTKVGNKLGKGKSAVIHALNKADEAQSEFYKAIKLMGKDIIDSLEELAIVIVGRPYNTCDTGLNLNIPKILGDLGVLAIPMDFLSIEAIDIGNDWPNMYWRYGQQILSALRIIKQKPNLYPLYITNFGCGPDSFILKYFSKEMGKKPYLVIEVDEHSAPAGVITRCEAFLDSIENVPTSVRTEPAVQIFKTHRTDYNGRTLLIPFMGYHSYAVAAAFRHCKINAEVIPIADERSLELGRKYTTGKECFPCILTTGDMVKVLADLNFNPKSIAFFMPESCGPCRFGQYNKLQRIILSEMGYDNVPIVSPNQASKFYETLKEYGLNFDKIAWAGVCAVDVIDKLVRKTRPYEINKGETDRVYFKCLDLICKQIEAGRDVNKVMPAIRREFESVPINSDSIGTKPVIGVTGEIYVRSHHFSNDNLVRTIEELGGEVWQASTAEWFFYVNFRRKEDSVVNKNYKELITYWVTGKYLHWAEHRLQKRFLSQPYRDKKYNLNFEEPNIETLFRYSNPYLHQTVEGEAVLSVGKCIEFILKGASGIITVMPFTCMPGTNTAAVMATVKEQYGIPYLNMAYDGLEQSTAYTRLEAFMHQAHQYMIRNKS